One genomic segment of Corallococcus silvisoli includes these proteins:
- a CDS encoding GNAT family N-acetyltransferase, whose protein sequence is MNDVNLVEIARRFERKQATGAVALATESAPLADGWMAFGGVGAYVNKSCGYGYDREVTGAELDALVDFFSSRGVEPKAELSPFTPPALLRGLADRGFVLREFETVLYRPLRAGAGRASQGQGAPAGLRIERVDPSDEVAVRRFVEVANSGFVPEGEAMPEVFFELGLKGARAPNTDSFVAWLEGVAVGAGGCESSEGLTSLFGTSVLPAYRRRGIQQALISARLERGLERGSDLAAIMSAPGIPTERNAMRMGFQMAYSRAVLVKPGAGLVPSP, encoded by the coding sequence ATGAACGATGTGAACCTGGTGGAGATCGCAAGGCGGTTCGAGCGAAAGCAGGCGACCGGCGCGGTGGCGTTGGCGACGGAGTCCGCGCCGCTGGCCGACGGCTGGATGGCGTTTGGCGGCGTGGGCGCCTACGTGAACAAGTCGTGCGGCTATGGCTACGACCGGGAGGTGACGGGGGCGGAGCTGGACGCGCTGGTGGACTTCTTCTCCTCGCGCGGGGTGGAGCCGAAGGCGGAGCTGAGCCCCTTCACGCCGCCGGCCCTGCTCCGGGGGCTGGCGGACCGAGGCTTCGTGCTGCGCGAGTTCGAGACGGTGCTGTACCGGCCGCTTCGCGCGGGGGCCGGCCGGGCCTCCCAGGGGCAGGGGGCGCCAGCGGGGTTGCGCATCGAGCGGGTGGACCCGTCCGACGAGGTGGCCGTGCGCCGGTTCGTGGAGGTCGCCAACAGTGGCTTCGTCCCCGAAGGCGAGGCGATGCCAGAGGTGTTCTTCGAGCTGGGCCTGAAGGGGGCACGCGCCCCCAACACGGACTCGTTCGTGGCGTGGCTGGAGGGCGTCGCCGTGGGGGCTGGAGGCTGCGAGTCGAGCGAAGGGCTCACGTCCCTGTTCGGCACGTCGGTGCTGCCCGCGTACCGGCGGCGCGGCATCCAGCAGGCGTTGATCTCCGCTCGGCTGGAGCGGGGCCTGGAGCGGGGCAGCGACCTGGCGGCCATCATGTCCGCGCCCGGCATCCCGACCGAGCGCAACGCCATGCGGATGGGGTTCCAGATGGCGTACTCCCGCGCCGTGCTGGTGAAGCCCGGCGCGGGGCTGGTGCCGTCGCCTTGA